GTGACTAACCTTGCTCACGGTAGTTCGACGATTGCGATGACGAGGTAGTGGTCTTGTCAGCAGCGATGGGTAGCGGCAGCAGCTTCAGGGTCTTCGAGCTCCAAGGTTTGCGAAATGTGATTATATTAGAAGAAGAAAATCCTGATTATTTGATTTGGTCAAAGGGGCAAATTAGGAATTAGTTAATTAGAATGAGGTTATTTTGgacataaattattatttaaatttctatCTCTgtctccaaaaattttaatcccaTGTGTCcttactttttggaggtactgaaatactgaaaattTGAAGACGGAGActgaaattttagtaccagtctctaGACCAACAAACATAAAACTGAAAACCGAACATATCGAAAccaaaaaaaccgaaaaaaactTGTTTTGCTATTTTTTCTGCGGTGCGGTTTGATTTTCGGTTCTTAACATGAAAACTCTAAccgaaccgaaccaaaccgGTTCGAccaaaaaaccctaaaaactaCCAACCCCAGACCCCCACCCCCCAAACGAGTCCTAGTGTGCTGCTAAATGCTACTGTTGCGCGACTGCGTCCCTAGCCCACCCCAAATCCCCAATCGAAACATAACTCCCAAATCCCCAATGGAAACCTAACCAGTAACCACGCAACGCACCATATCTCGCCCTCTGCGCAGTGCGCACCCAGCCACGGAGCCAGCCAGCAGCCACCCACGTCCTTGAGTTCGAGACCGGCGGCACCGACGTTCCTCCCAAGTCCCACCACCTCGAAGCCTTCCTCCGAATCCCACCACCGAACAGAGCAGAGATCCCCCACCACCGGTGCACCACGAACACGGAGACCCAGATCAACACAACACCTCGCCAGTCGCCACCACCCACTGACCCAACAGGGCAACACAGCAGACAGCACCCACGATCAACATAGCACCTCGTCACCTCCACCCAGCAGCCGATTCAAGTGAATATGGAGCCCGAGCCATCTATTCAGGTAATGTTTAGTTGTTTACCATTCTTGTTCAGTTTAGGATTATTAGTTTATTGTTCAGGTTTTGTTCAGTTTATTCTTGATAATTTAGTATTGCTGGAATGCTAGTTAataattattgatttattgtGCAGTTTATGTTGGTAATTTGGTCTTGCTTGTTATTGATTTCTTGTTCAGTTTAGGGTTATCAGTTTATTTTTCAGGTTTTGTTCACTTTATTCTTGATAATTTGGTATTGCTGGAATGCTGGTTATTGattttttgtttagtttatGTTGGTAATTTAGTCTTGCTTGTTATTGATTTCTTGTTCAGTTTAGGATTATTAGTTTATTGTTCAGGTTTTGTTCACTTTATTCTTGATAATTTTGTATTGTTGGAATGCTGTTTAATGGTTTATTGTTCAGTTTATGTTGATAATTTGGTCTTGCTTGTTATTGATTTCTTGTTCAGTTTAGGGTTATCAGTTTATTGTTCAGGTTTTGttcactttattttttattgttcagTTTATTGCTCAATTTATTGTTCAGTTTATTGTTTCAGTTTATTGCTGGTTTCTATCCTTGATTTATTGTATTTGTTTATGTAGTTTATTGCTAGTTCCTATCTATAATGATGAACATTATGACTTGTTTAGCTTTCATTTATGTTTTCTGCCTTTATTTTGTATGTGCAGGTTTAGGGCTGATGTGATGGAAGTAGTTGCATCTTGGACAAAAATCTTATGCATTGACATCTCTCAAGGCCGCATACCAAATCATGTTGATGATGTTAAAGCTGAAACTAGTGAATTAGGAAATAAAGTTTTCTCTAGTTGGAGTGTACTTGACATTGGGATAGGCAATGATTTGCTTCTCCAAGAATTAGCTAAACAAGGGTATGGTATTTCTTGCGATGTTCTGCACTTTTAGTAATATATGCTCTATAAttcttttatataaaaaaagagtaAAGAAAGATTTTGTAAAAGTTAGCAAATTTCTGAATTACTATTTATTATAACAAAATGTGTATTGTTGGAAATCGGAAGGCATGTGAATCTTGTGCCGTATAAATTTGTTCTTACACAAATATATTTAATTGCTAATTAAATGAGAATTCCATAGCATCAAAAGCAAGGTGTGAATATGTGAAAATCATGAAAAACAAAGATATATTCAAGTAAACAAAGAAAGTTGCTACATAAAGGTGGCATGGAAATGTATATACTATTATATGCTTTTTTGGAGGGAAGGTACACTTATAAGTACTTGGAAGTTCTGCCTATTGGTTTCTGAGAGATATCTGGGTTTTTTTATGTTGCATTGCACGTGTTATTAATCTTGTTCTTGCTACCTTTCCAAGTTCTTTGATTTGACTGGTATGGATTATAGTGAAGGAGCCATCAGCCTTGCTCAAAGTGTTGCTAATCgtgatgtatttttttaattgattgaaAAATCGAACAAATCGAACCAAACCAAACTgattttaattggtttggtttggttcagATGGCTTCGATAAAAAAAACTGAACCGCAGTTTAATTACACGATCGGATTAGATCCCTTTTTTCTCAAAAACTGAACCAAATCGCACTGCGAACACCTCTATTATAGTCTCCCAGTCTCCGTCTCAATAACTCAAAACAAACACTACATTGGTATATATCGTGTGTACCGAAATATGTACTGCGTATATGTACCTACGTATTTCGCCACTTTGACGTAGACCAATACAAGAGAGGGTACCTACGTATTTCTAAAAGCTGCGTTTAGCTATTGCAATTAGGGTTGGTaatgggtagggtagggtaggatTTGAATCCAACTCTAACTTTTTCCATGGATTGAGAATATCCCAACTCTAACCTTATCCACTATTAATCCACAAGTACCCGACCCGACCCGCGGattacaaaaaagataaaaaattattatataacttgataataatttgaaatagaactgaattttatgtaaaaaaaaatatattaaattatcaattaataatttttttatggttaAGGATCTTTTGCATTTAATGAGAAGTCTTTGGTTCAATATCTacttaaaacatatttttatataagtatataatatatcatatatataatGGGGGTTGGTTAAGTAGGGTTAAAGTTCAACCCACACCCTATCTTAATGCCCACTGCGAATCGAATTGGCAATCTTACTTGACCGAGTAGAATCCCTCAAATTAGGTATTTACGGGTAAAATACATATTGCCATCCCTAATTATAATATATGGGATTTGGTTTAACtgtttataattattattaagttTTGCTTTGACCATTTTTATAGTCACATTTTATATGTCGTgtttctatataaaaaaaaacatgatTGTATGTGCTGTTTATTTCCTTTCTCACAATGAAATTAGCTTACATAAGataacttttctttttttttttcttttttacttaGTAAAATGATTCTTCTAAAATTTTCATGATGTATATGGattaagttaatattttttataaaaaaatttaagaattagtaaaatttattattttttattaatatttttagttatttgtttaaatttttttaatttaataatttaacaacatactttaaatttatatttttaaacgTTGTTGATTAATtaccaattaaaaataataaatcttgCAAATCCTCTAATATTCCTCCTGataaattttatacttaaaaAGTCGAAATGAATTAATATTCACTAGAATCGACTAAGACAAACAAGGTTTAAAGAATCTTAAATCATTggaccacatataattaataaataaataagatcaATAATCCTGAAATCTTAGCTATATACTTGTCATTTTACCTAGTTATACAAAATTCACTCATTGCATGGGTGATTATATAGAATAGAAAAGTAGCAGTAACAATAATATATGATtgacaacttttttttttgggtttatAAAGGAGGATATGATTGACAACTTGCGTCTATAGTTCTAAGAGTAAAAGAAGGGGGCTGAAGCCCAATTATATGTTTattctccttgctttctttAGCCCATCTTTTGGGCCTGGAACACTACGTATTACTTTCTTGGATGTAGGAGACTAATAAAATTGGGCCGATGCTCAAATAGATTCTGCTGATCATAGCCCACTAGGTTTTGCGGTCGAGAATCGGATTTGAGTAAACCATGAAAATCCACGTGATGTTGGAGATTCAGTCCTAGGATTTGTttggaaaattttaaaagtaactttttttaatttttgaattataaaaagTAGCAGTATTAATGTttggtataattttttaaattaaattccAGCTTTCTAAAAagctatttaaaaatttataaagaagttaaaaaaaatgacttctctcataatactactactttttatcatatttttataaaataagtacttttaaaactaaaaattcaaataaaaataatttatttataagttacttttaatatagtcatttattacttaagttattttttcaaaagtaacttaattaaattattttctcAAACTGAGTCTTAGTTTGATAAAGTTTTTACTTTTCAAAAGTAGCTTATAAAAGTTAACTTTTAAAAgatagttttttaaaaattatagcATTTATGTTtagtaaatcaaatcaaaaatagcttttaataaacataagcatatcaattgtgtttggtaaactaatttttaaaatttaaaaatattataatagacataaatgtaagcattaaatttgaaaattagttaacatgtgagattatattaaatttttaaattttgaaaagtacaAGTCAATTTTAAAAAGCTCTATCTTAAGTGCTTTCAAGAATATCCCAATCTTTTAAAAACTGCAAGTATAAGCACATAATCTTTTTGATTTACCAAACACAAAATGAagaatttaaacttttaaaaaatacaaaagcatctttttaaaaaattttatcaaactaAACCTCAATGTGACACAGGGGCGGAGCCACATTATGAACAAGGGGGGCAATGGCCCCCCCAAACTAATAAGGTGTATGtataagtttttaattttttaggttaacccttttttaatttttaatttttcttttttcttaacTTATATTTTTCATGTTAGCCCCTCCCAAAATAATTTCTAACTCCGCCCCTGATGTGACAGGATTCTAAGATCCTTGGATATCAGAGTCATGCAGCAGAAAGTAACAGTAAAGAAACTAAATTGAGCAGAGAGGAATCAGAATCTGGAATAGCTAAAGCAGAGAGAGAATAGCCACAGCTCTAGACTGAAAACTGTTATACCAGAATTCAGAAATGTCACACTCTAACAAACTAACAACCTGACACACTATCTCAGTTAGTTTAACTAGCTATACTCCAATAGTCCAATACACTGAATAATATGTGtctgaaaaataaataaataaataaataaatattttattaaaaaaatatataaacaacGAGGTATTTACAAAATTACATTAGGAGACACATTTCGAATGCTAAAGGTATAAATGAAAAACGAATATATTTTGGCGTTTGAGATTCTATTCTGTGTAGCTGGATGACATCAAGTCATATTTTAGGTGCACTTAAAATATGTATTAAGACAAAAATTGAGTACTAAACACTCGAAATAatacaattttataaatatctcatcatttatatatttttataaataaaatatttaaataaaaaaaatctgcGTTTGTGCCTTGTGAAGCAGACTTCATAcataatatcaaatatttttctttttcgttctaatatttttatacaCTACAATGGTAAAAATAcatgatttttttgtataatgtgtataataggttatatgagttaaaaaataaacatcaCCTATATTACTCAGAATAACCATTCGAATactagggataataaacattTTATGTCATCAAACCACTCATCTCAAAAGTTAAGGTTCACCAAGGATCAAAttcttgatcttttggatctaGAGTTTCTATACCATATCATGATACTATTTATCCCAAAAGTTTAAACTGATGAAAAAAGGTAAtactaatgattatatctctaatactgaATCGGACATCCCTAAACCcctattgtacacattgtacaaatatttcattggctcCTTATACTTcctttttaagaaaagaaaagaatagataTATTTGCATTGTCTATTTAATCCAagtgaattatttttattttttaacgaTGTTATACGtacattaaaatttaattattaactatttttttataaatatataatgattaatttttctGATGTGGTACACATCTAGCTACTATCTTGACAAGACAAAATTAGCTGTGTGATTAGAATAGAATCAACAGAGTTTCTATTTTTCATGCAAACTTATCCAAATATCATAGTAGTCCCATGCATCCATCATCTTTCTCAAAGCACACAacttttttggataattataataaagttGTTCCGAAGGAGCACGCATGCAGAAATCTATGACCTACTGCATGTATTTACAAGCACAACAAATAACATAATTAAGCTAATTTTAAGAGATATCTAGTATTCTTCAATATAATCATCAAGAGATTATAATTTAAGTTCCTCCACCTTCTATCACATGCTTGATGCTTTACATACATATCTCAATCAgtctttttataatttaaataccGTGAAAATCTTTACTAACCAGTAACCATTAACATATTTTTAATTCATGATTTAACATGCTTATTTTCTACCATAGTTGTCCTAAACCTTTATTCTTGTAGCGTATGGAGACACAATTTAAATATACATACTTATTTCGATTTCTTTTGCTGATCACAATGCAACATTGTATAAAAAGGCTTTTAATTAATTGGTAGAGAAAAAGAAGGGATGAAATGACAAATGATAATCAAAATTCATAATCTAAACGCAAAATACACATCAAATCCGAAATTAAAGTTTCTTTTATATTCTTTAGAGAAAAGGTAAATATCaattattagttgaaaaaattagaataaagtATAGTTTTTGTCCCAACGTTTGTGGTAAGTtctatttgtgtccctaacgtttaaattgtcttatttgtatccctaagatttataaaagtgattcaatgttatcctactatatatcaattatattaacaaatcagattatatttttcaattattctcactCAATTAGGTCTCATTTGAATGTGTccgattttaatattatacccattatttgtgtttagattcaattatgtccTTAGAAAAGTAAATTATGTAAATGTTGTAGGAATTAATTTCAACTTTTGATGAGATATTTTTTGGAGTGGATCATCGATTTTATCCCAAacatttgtattctaacttcgagaagagatttttaaaactcaaactaaagcATTCATGATGTGTAATTGACGGCAAGATAACATtaaatcacttttataaacgttCGGAATACAAATATGACGATTTAAACATTAGGGGCACAAATAGGATTTACTCCATACGTTGGAGataaaaacaatactttactcaAAAAATTAAGGGAGCCATTTAGATAAATACgcttaaaacgtctttttttaaagatatttttaaataattaaaattcaatacatataatttattaaattatattatttttattaaaattatatcagataaattgatttggccaaaaaattgataaattacACATTGAATcagtctaaattaatattttttataaaaaataattacaatatctctgttataaaaaatgactaaaatatttttattatatatatatattgagaaCTCTAAATTTTaacccttttcttttttctgtATCGTTATAGGGTTAGAATTTAgggttttcaaaattaaaaatatatataataagaatattttagtcattttctataataaggttattatagtcatttttataaaaaaatattaagttaGATCGGTTTAAAGTTTGGTTCACCGATTTTCCGgctaaattaatttttctgaactaattttgacaaaaataatataatttaattgattatatgtattaaattttaactaataaaaaaatatttttaaaataatatattttaagtaTGTTTAGCAGAGTGTCCTCCAAAATTAATCATATTAACTTTCTAAGTACTCTTAAAATATGCAGAGAACTAATAATATAGGTATTATAGGACAAGTTCATTAGAAGAagatactttaattttattactgATCATACAATACAATCTGATATATAGAAGCACCTATAATTAATCATCATCAACATAATCCTACTCTCATTAATTTGATCTGGTACAATAATAACTTCACCCAACTATGTATCTCTCTATGAAGAGTGAAGACACACAATTACTAATGGTGTAGAAGGGTAGTTTAGTCTTTTCCCCGACGCAAATAAGACAAAATACGTTACTCGCTGAGCATCGCACATTGCATCATCAATGGCGGAATCCAAAAGCGTCATAGTTGAGTTCAGTTTCCTCTGAGCATCTCTCTGTAACGGAGAATGGAATCAACCCTCTGCAGCCTCAGCTGCTTCTTGAACCTGTTTATGAAATCGTCCGCTTTCGCGTCAACCTCCTCGTCTTCACCCGTCGACTCCCTCGTCGTCGCCGGCCTCCGCCTCTCCACCGACTCCTCATCTTCCACCCGCGCGCTATGCCCCCTCTCGCTCGCTGATTTCCTCATCTCAGCATCCTTCCGACTCGGATCCGAACCCGAACCACTTGCCTCGGCTGGTTCgggttcttcttctcctctgtAGAGGCGCGAGAAGTTCATAGACTGAAGGCGCTGCAACAGCGACGGAGTTCGTCTCAGCTGCGGTACTTCTTTCGGTTTCTCCGGCTCTTCGGATTCCGGTTGGTTGGTTTGGGCCTGGGCCTGGGCCTGGGACTGGTTATGATCTGTTTTTTCTGCATGTGATGTTTCCGTGGTTTCGTGTTTGTGGaagctgaaattgaaggacctgactCGTTCCAAAAGCGAGGATGTTCGAACGAGTTGAGGCTGAGTGAACTCGCCGGGTTCGGCAGTACTCGGCGTTGTGTCGTAGGTGTATTGATGAGTGAGTCTGAAGGATCTGACTCGTTGCAGGAGGGAGGGTGAGCGAGTGAAAGGGTGTTGGAGTTCATGTTCTTGAATTCGGTTGTTGTTGGGGGAGGAGGTGAAGCGGGAGGTGATGGCAATGGTGCCAATGACGAGGTTGACAAAGATGAAGATGGAAGAAGGTGTTAACCAGCTGGCTATGAGAAGCGTCACTGAAGCTGTTGGTTCTGCCATGGATGCTGTATGTGAAGAGTGAATGAGGTGAAAAAAAAGGTTGAAGAAATTTATAAGTGATGATGAGATGAGTGGTAAGGTGCCATGGTTGACGTTTACTTCTTGTAGCAGTTTGTCGTTTTCTGTTATTTTGTTTATACGTTAAGCGGCTCTTTATTATTTCAAAGATgctatttttatattaaaattagtcataaatatatattattaaatttatttttaatatatattttatattaataaataactttaaaaattaattttattgtatGCATAACATAATTGTTATTATTTAGATTTATCACCATCAACTCATTCTTTACTCTTGGATTTGGGAGACTTACTTACTGTGTTTTTTCTTAAAATGTGTTGTAACTTGAAAGTATTTATTTCAGTATTTTAAAAGCAAATTTATGAAAATTGTTTTTTGCTTAAAGAAGAAAACTAAACATGTGCTTTTGTTTGTATTGTATGTATGTCTTCGTGCAATGGTTGATGTGTATGTTCCAAgcaattattatattttaaataatgaaaTGTATATCTTTAATTTACTAGTTGTTATATTAACTGGAATTTCTTATTTCTTAATGTTGGAACATGGGATTTAATTTTATTAGCGAcatatttaatttgttgttgttttggATCTGACTACTTTACTCATAAAATAGTAGTTAGATTGAGTAGGTGCGGTTGAATACAAAGTTTTCTCCAATTTAGCAGACATAGCTTCGAGTTA
Above is a genomic segment from Arachis stenosperma cultivar V10309 chromosome 1, arast.V10309.gnm1.PFL2, whole genome shotgun sequence containing:
- the LOC130960254 gene encoding pathogen-associated molecular patterns-induced protein A70-like, producing MAEPTASVTLLIASWLTPSSIFIFVNLVIGTIAITSRFTSSPNNNRIQEHELQHPFTRSPSLLQRVRSFRLTHQYTYDTTPSTAEPGEFTQPQLVRTSSLLERVRSFNFSFHKHETTETSHAEKTDHNQSQAQAQAQTNQPESEEPEKPKEVPQLRRTPSLLQRLQSMNFSRLYRGEEEPEPAEASGSGSDPSRKDAEMRKSASERGHSARVEDEESVERRRPATTRESTGEDEEVDAKADDFINRFKKQLRLQRVDSILRYREMLRGN